Within Acidiferrobacterales bacterium, the genomic segment CGTACGCTGTGCCTGAAGTCCAGCCGGCGGTTTCGCCGGCCCCCGGAGGCAGCCAGTTTGATGAGCAGGAGGACAGCGATACATTTGCGGTCGAGTCGCCAATGGTTGGTACATTTTTTGCTTCCGCCTCCCCGGACGACTCACCTTTTGTGAGTGTGGGAGACAGTGTCAGTGTCGGAGACCCCTTGTGTCTGATCGAGGCGATGAAAATCTTCAACCAGATCGAAGCGGAGCAAAGTGGTACGATCGTCAGGATTCTGAAACAAGACCACGATCCTGTTGAATTCGGTGAACCGATTTTTCTCCTCAGGGAATGATTAGCAAGGTCGTCATCGCCAACCGGGGCGAGATCGCGCTGAGAATTCTTCGTGCCTGTCGTGATCTTGGCATATCTACAGTGGCGTTGCACTCCGACATAGATGGCGAGGCCAAGTATGTCAAACTAGCCGATGAGTCAGTGTGTATCGGTCCGGCCCCGGCTCCCCGAAGCTATCTGAATATTCCCGCTGTGATTGCCGCAGCTGAGGTGACGAACGCCAATGCCATACACCCCGGCTACGGATTCCTTGCGGAAAATGCGGATTTTGCGGAAAGAGTGGAACAAAGCGGTTTCACCTTCATCGGACCGTCCCCCCAGGCGATCCGCACCATGGGGAACAAGATCGAAGCGATCCGTACGATGAAGAAGGCCGGGTTGCAATGCGTCCCGGGATCGGGCGGCGCGCTTGGGAGTGATATTGACGAGATCAAGGTTGAGGCAGCGAGGATTGGATATCCGGTGCTGATCAAGGCAGCTGCCGGCGGTGGCGGAAAAGGGTTGCGACTCGTGGAAAACGAGTCTCAGCTTCAGTCTGCATTGGCTCTGTCCGTCAACGAATCAGCAATGGGGTTCGGGGATTCAACCCTTTATCTGGAAAAATTTCTGCACAACCCCCGCCACATAGAGATTCAGATTCTGTCAGACCAATATGGAAATGCTGTACATCTAGGTGACCGCGACTGCTCGATCCAGCGGCGCAGACAGAAACTGATCGAAGAGGCACCTGCATTTGACATCAATGAGGAGTTGCGCAACCGACTCGGGCAGCAGTGTGTCACGGCCTGCAAGGAACTTGGCTATACCGGTGCCGGCACTTTCGAGTTCCTGTTCGATGGCAGGGAGTTTTACTTTATCGAGATGAACACGCGGGTGCAGGTGGAGCATACGGTTACCGAAATGGTGACGGGGATCGACATCGTCAAGGAACAGATCAAGATAGCCGGTGGTGCGAAACTATCGTTCAGGCAGGAGGAGATTCGGATCGACGGCCATGCGATCGAGTGCAGAATCAATGCCGAACACCCGCAGACGCTGATGCCTTCACCTGGCAGGATAGTTCGCTATCACCCGCCTGGAGGCCCAGGCGTCCGGGTCGACTCGCACATATATAGCAACTACGAAATCACACCCCACTACGACTCGCTCATCGCCAAGGTCGTCGCCCACGGTCAGGATCGCAGCGAAGCGATTGCCCGGATGAGAGGCGCACTGGAGGAATTGGTCGTCGATGGCGTCGCGACAACGATAGAGTTGCACCAGGACATTCTGATGAGAAAGAAATTTCAACGTGGCGCGATTGACATCAATTATCTTGAGCGCATTTTTGAAAAACAGATCAGTTCGTGAGTGGCTCAGACTACACCAGTGTCGCAATCTGCTGCGGCTACGACATGTCGGGCAGCGTAACAGAGATCCTGGAAATTTTCGCGACTTGCTCTGTTTCCATTCTGGCACCGGATAACGACAATCGCACCACTGTCACCGCGCTCTATGAGCCGGGCAGCCTGGATCTGGAGTTGCTGTTCAGCGAACTCGAACCACTCGCACAGGAAGATGATCAGTTTCGTATCAAGCAGGAAATTGTTCGCGATCGGGACTGGGTGAGGGATTCCCAGAACGGATTCAAGCCGATACTGATCAGCGGCCGGTTGCGAATTTGCGCACCATGGCATGAAACTGACGCTTCTTCAACCAACAGTTTGATCATCAATCCTGGCCTGTCATTCGGGACCGGACATCATGCCACCACCAGAATGTGTATCGAGTTCCTAACCGAGCGTGTGTTGTACGACTGTGAAATTGTCGATTTCGGTTGTGGCAGTGGAATTCTCGCACTGTCAGCACTGAAACTGGGCAGTCGATTCGCATGGGGTATCGACACCGATTGTGTTGCGCTTGATGAAAGTACCGACAACGCCGACCTAAACAATCTGGGATTCAAATTCATCGCCGTGCATCCAGATGATTTTCTGTCGGATGTCCAGCCCGATGTCGTTTTGGCGAATCTTCATCTTGACGCATTGCTGGAGCTGTCCGAAACCCTGAAGTCATTGGTTTATGATGACGGCTGGCTGGCCATGTCCGGTGTTTTACGATCACAGGTGAAACCGGTCGTGCACGAATACGAGGATACCTTTGATCTGAACGTCAGACACGATGACGACTGGGCGCTGATTTCCGGCAGGAAAAAGACTCAGACGACCTGATCCCATGCGAAGGTGGTTCGTCTGGTTGCGAGCGGAAATGCTTGCACACGCATGGTGTTCGTTATAATCCGACTGGTAAAATGCATTTGGCACTTCAAGCACGATTTGAGAGTTCATGAACTACGATAAGGTGCTGGCAGATTCCCTCGAGCGGTTGAAGGTAGCGGGTAACTATCGCGAGTTTACCGATCTCGAGCGGCATGCCGGACGATATCCGCACGCAACAGATCATTCGATTGGTCGTGAGATCACGATCTGGTGCAACAATGACTATCTTGGGATGGGTCAGCATCCCGATGTGGCTGATGCCATCTGCAAGACCGTAAAGGAAGTCGGAGCCGGAGCTGGCGGTACTCGCAACATTGCGGGCACCAGTCATCCGCTTGTAGAGCTAGAAGCCGAACTGTGCGGCCTGCACGGTAAGGAAGCCGCTTTGGTGTTCACTTCCGGATACGTCACGAATTCCACTGCGCTGAGCACGCTCGGGAGACTTCCCGGTATGGTGCTTTTTTCTGACTCCCTGAATCATGCGTCGATGATCGAGGGTGTCCGCTTCGGCAAGTGTGAGCGACATATATTCCGCCACAATGACCTGGATCATCTCGAGGAGCTGCTGCAATGTGTCGATGCGGATCGTCCCAAACTGATTGCTTTCGAGTCAGTGTACTCGATGGACGGCGACATCGGTCCAATCGAGGAGGTCTGCGATCTGGCGGACAAATACAACGCACTGACCTACCTGGATGAGGTTCATGCTGTCGGCCTGTATGGTGAGTCAGGTGGCGGAGTTGCGCAAAGAGATGGTGTTTCCGATCGAATTGATATCATTCAGGGAACGTTGGGCAAGGCTTTTGGTCTGATTGGAGGATATATCGCCTCAACCTCATTGCTGGTTGACTATGTCCGAAGTTTCGGCAGCGGGTTCATCTTCACCACGGCGATGACGCCTGCGAACGCCGCCGGCGCTCTGGTGAGCATTCGGCATGTCAGGCAGAACGTGCACCTTCGAATCAAACTCCATAGCAATGTCAACACACTCAAGTCGAGGTTGCGGGAGGAAGGCCTTCCATTGCTGGAAACTCCTACCCATATCATTCCGGTCATGGTGCGGGATGCCAATCTGTGTCGCACGGCCAGTCACAAATTGTTGCACGAACACGGTATTTTTGTTCAGCACATCAATCACCCGACAGTCCCGGTCGGAACGGAACGACTGAGAATTACACCGACACCCCTGCACACCAGCGAGATGATCGAGGACTTGGTGGTTGCCTTGGTTGACGTATTCGACTCGCTCGGGATCAAGACAGACAAATAGAGTCTTGACTTTTGGTTGCCTGATGTTCAGCCATCCGCTGCCGGCGAAGCTCAGGCTATGATCAAAGACGCGACCAGATCGGCGACAGCAACTGGCCGAGAGGACTGAACGGATGGATTTCTGTATTCAGTTGTCGGCCGACTATCCGGATAAGTCATACGGTGGTAATCGGGTTTATCGGGATATGATCGAGCAGGCGGAACTGGCGGATCGGCTGGGATTCGAGTCAGTTGCCATTACCGAGCATCATCTGATCAACTGCCTGATGATGCCGGCACCGTTGCAGTTTGCGGTGAAGATTGCAGCACACACCCAGCGCATCAATGTCATTACCGCGGTGGTTGTTCTCCCATTGCATGACATGCGCGTGTTCGCAGGGGAAGTTGTGGCGGCAGATATTTTCACTGAGCAAAGGTTGCTGCTGGGTGTCGGGCGCGGCGCCTATAAGTTCGAGATGGAACGACTGGGTGTGCCGATTGTGGAAACCCAAGCGCGGTTTGATGAGTCTCTCGAGGTGCTTCAGACCCTGCTTTCGGATGAAGAGGTATCGTGGAAAGGGCAGTACTATAATTTTGAGCCGCTGACGATCATGCCGCGTCCGTTGAGTCCGGGCGGGCCACCGATGATGATCGCTGTCGTCAATCCCGCGAATGTCTACATTTACGCAAGGAAGGGCATGCATATCCAGACAACGCCTCTTTCAGGCAGTCAGGAATTGCTGGAAAGGCAGGTGGAGAGTTTCCGGCAGGCGAAGAGCGAGCTCGACGACGCGGCGGACGACATCACGCTGACTCTTTCCAGAGTCGCTTTCATCTCGCGAAACGAACGCGACCGTCGACGACACGTGGAAGCCGCTCATGCCTACTACCGTCGGTTTGACAATGTGTTTACCGGACCCGGTATCGTTGATGCCGGTATGATTCGGGCGCTTGAGCGAAATCAGACCATGGAAGAGTTGGCGGAGAATGTCCTCATCTGTTCGCCGGCCGAGATGGTTGACAGGGTTGCACCTTATGCGGAACTCGGTATTGACCGGATGGTATTTAATATTAATTTCGGGGTCGGGCAGCAAGAGCAGCTTGAATGTGTTCAAGCGCTGGGAGAGGAAGTCATGCCACACTTTGCCAATCAATCCTGACTCCTGGATGGGCTGCAGTAACGATGAGCAATGGAGAATTCAGTATTGAGGGACGGGGACCGCCTCTTTTTCTGATTCACGGAATCGGCTCCGCGCGAAGTGCCTGGCGGTTGCTGCTCCCGGTTCTGGCACAGCAGTTCACGGTCGTGACTTACGATCTCAGGGGGCACGGCAGTTCAGCCCGGCCGGACGGCGAGTTTGGATTGGATGATCTGGTTGAAGATCTGGAACAGATTCGAAAGATGACGGGAATCGATCAGGCTCATTTTGCCGGACACT encodes:
- a CDS encoding 50S ribosomal protein L11 methyltransferase, with the protein product MSGSDYTSVAICCGYDMSGSVTEILEIFATCSVSILAPDNDNRTTVTALYEPGSLDLELLFSELEPLAQEDDQFRIKQEIVRDRDWVRDSQNGFKPILISGRLRICAPWHETDASSTNSLIINPGLSFGTGHHATTRMCIEFLTERVLYDCEIVDFGCGSGILALSALKLGSRFAWGIDTDCVALDESTDNADLNNLGFKFIAVHPDDFLSDVQPDVVLANLHLDALLELSETLKSLVYDDGWLAMSGVLRSQVKPVVHEYEDTFDLNVRHDDDWALISGRKKTQTT
- the accB gene encoding acetyl-CoA carboxylase biotin carboxyl carrier protein; protein product: MDLRKVRKLIEIFNTSKLSEIEIREGEESIRLTRTPTITQAPYAVPEVQPAVSPAPGGSQFDEQEDSDTFAVESPMVGTFFASASPDDSPFVSVGDSVSVGDPLCLIEAMKIFNQIEAEQSGTIVRILKQDHDPVEFGEPIFLLRE
- the accC gene encoding acetyl-CoA carboxylase biotin carboxylase subunit, which encodes MISKVVIANRGEIALRILRACRDLGISTVALHSDIDGEAKYVKLADESVCIGPAPAPRSYLNIPAVIAAAEVTNANAIHPGYGFLAENADFAERVEQSGFTFIGPSPQAIRTMGNKIEAIRTMKKAGLQCVPGSGGALGSDIDEIKVEAARIGYPVLIKAAAGGGGKGLRLVENESQLQSALALSVNESAMGFGDSTLYLEKFLHNPRHIEIQILSDQYGNAVHLGDRDCSIQRRRQKLIEEAPAFDINEELRNRLGQQCVTACKELGYTGAGTFEFLFDGREFYFIEMNTRVQVEHTVTEMVTGIDIVKEQIKIAGGAKLSFRQEEIRIDGHAIECRINAEHPQTLMPSPGRIVRYHPPGGPGVRVDSHIYSNYEITPHYDSLIAKVVAHGQDRSEAIARMRGALEELVVDGVATTIELHQDILMRKKFQRGAIDINYLERIFEKQISS
- a CDS encoding LLM class flavin-dependent oxidoreductase, yielding MDFCIQLSADYPDKSYGGNRVYRDMIEQAELADRLGFESVAITEHHLINCLMMPAPLQFAVKIAAHTQRINVITAVVVLPLHDMRVFAGEVVAADIFTEQRLLLGVGRGAYKFEMERLGVPIVETQARFDESLEVLQTLLSDEEVSWKGQYYNFEPLTIMPRPLSPGGPPMMIAVVNPANVYIYARKGMHIQTTPLSGSQELLERQVESFRQAKSELDDAADDITLTLSRVAFISRNERDRRRHVEAAHAYYRRFDNVFTGPGIVDAGMIRALERNQTMEELAENVLICSPAEMVDRVAPYAELGIDRMVFNINFGVGQQEQLECVQALGEEVMPHFANQS
- the hemA gene encoding 5-aminolevulinate synthase, which produces MNYDKVLADSLERLKVAGNYREFTDLERHAGRYPHATDHSIGREITIWCNNDYLGMGQHPDVADAICKTVKEVGAGAGGTRNIAGTSHPLVELEAELCGLHGKEAALVFTSGYVTNSTALSTLGRLPGMVLFSDSLNHASMIEGVRFGKCERHIFRHNDLDHLEELLQCVDADRPKLIAFESVYSMDGDIGPIEEVCDLADKYNALTYLDEVHAVGLYGESGGGVAQRDGVSDRIDIIQGTLGKAFGLIGGYIASTSLLVDYVRSFGSGFIFTTAMTPANAAGALVSIRHVRQNVHLRIKLHSNVNTLKSRLREEGLPLLETPTHIIPVMVRDANLCRTASHKLLHEHGIFVQHINHPTVPVGTERLRITPTPLHTSEMIEDLVVALVDVFDSLGIKTDK